The Methanosarcinales archaeon genome window below encodes:
- a CDS encoding glutaredoxin family protein, producing the protein MQEVSTVTPEIKIYTLSTCVYCKRFKKFLKTNGFDFKYVDVDTLTGSEREDVLQEVMMLNPGISFPTAVINGKVIVGFNETEVMRALGL; encoded by the coding sequence ATACAGGAGGTCTCAACAGTTACACCTGAAATTAAAATATATACACTTAGTACTTGTGTCTATTGCAAACGGTTTAAAAAATTTCTTAAAACCAACGGCTTTGATTTTAAATATGTGGATGTGGACACCCTGACAGGCAGTGAGAGGGAAGATGTCCTGCAGGAGGTAATGATGTTAAATCCAGGGATAAGTTTCCCAACAGCAGTAATAAATGGTAAAGTCATTGTGGGTTTTAATGAAACAGAGGTTATGAGGGCACTTGGATTATGA
- a CDS encoding ferredoxin:glutaredoxin reductase: protein MTEETENLCRELKKMADEDGYTLQPDKEILEDLLIGLIENEKRYGYHACPCRLASGVLAEDMDIICPCDYRDPDLEDYGCCYCTLYVNEDWISGMKPHDPIPERRPVKKILGKQEQVDMTIKETTDEISVWRCTVCGYLCARHEPPEQCPICKAKKERFEKFSL, encoded by the coding sequence ATGACCGAAGAGACTGAAAATTTATGCCGGGAATTGAAAAAAATGGCTGATGAGGACGGGTATACTCTCCAGCCTGACAAAGAGATACTTGAAGACCTGCTAATCGGGCTTATTGAGAATGAAAAGCGATATGGATACCATGCATGTCCCTGCAGGCTGGCCTCAGGTGTGCTTGCCGAGGATATGGATATCATCTGTCCATGCGACTACCGGGACCCGGACCTGGAAGACTACGGGTGCTGCTACTGTACTCTGTACGTCAACGAGGACTGGATCAGCGGCATGAAACCTCACGACCCCATTCCCGAGCGGCGGCCCGTGAAAAAGATATTAGGAAAACAGGAGCAGGTGGATATGACAATAAAAGAGACCACCGATGAGATATCTGTGTGGCGGTGTACGGTATGCGGTTATCTGTGTGCAAGACATGAACCGCCTGAACAGTGTCCCATATGCAAAGCCAAAAAAGAACGCTTTGAGAAGTTCTCATTATAA
- a CDS encoding flavodoxin family protein — MKILALMASPRKGGNTDLLINEILGGAAGHQHEKLGLYDLDISPCTDCRDCRTGACSIDDDMLDLYPKIESADVIIFGTPLYWYGPSGPMKLFMDRLLPYSETEKLKKKRALLVIPSAEGPEACEAVVKMFQLSLDYLGMDIANILLPKAYEKGEISNDPKTLEQAREIGASL, encoded by the coding sequence ATGAAAATTCTAGCATTAATGGCAAGTCCCAGAAAGGGTGGAAATACCGACTTACTGATCAATGAGATATTAGGTGGTGCAGCAGGTCACCAGCACGAGAAACTGGGCCTGTACGACCTGGATATATCACCATGCACAGACTGTCGCGACTGCAGGACCGGGGCATGTTCCATAGATGATGATATGCTGGACCTCTATCCAAAGATAGAGAGCGCTGATGTAATTATCTTCGGTACACCCCTGTACTGGTACGGTCCTTCAGGCCCCATGAAGCTGTTCATGGACAGGCTGCTCCCGTACAGCGAGACCGAAAAGCTAAAAAAAAAGCGTGCACTGCTGGTCATACCATCGGCAGAAGGTCCTGAGGCCTGCGAAGCTGTTGTTAAGATGTTCCAATTGTCACTGGATTATCTGGGAATGGATATTGCCAACATTCTGCTGCCTAAAGCGTATGAAAAGGGCGAGATATCGAATGATCCAAAAACCCTTGAGCAAGCCCGTGAAATAGGAGCTTCGCTGTAA